In Electrophorus electricus isolate fEleEle1 chromosome 1, fEleEle1.pri, whole genome shotgun sequence, a single window of DNA contains:
- the yipf2 gene encoding protein YIPF2: MASPDDLKFQEFEEAADLLSADPGASTLSISHPSVATASASTGDIKLDLSDDEDNQQERSELLGGEKQSIGFWTFEYYQSFFNVDTVQVLDRIKGSVMPIPGRNFIKHHIRSNPDLYGPFWICVTLVFSVAISGNLSTFLSQMGDPHYHYRPQFHRVTIAALAVFLYAWLVPLGVWGFMTWRRSTERQTSAYSFLETVCLYGYSLFIYIPTSILWLIPFEWLQWLLILVAMVISGSVLVITFWPAVRDDTKTAAFVTMVVIVLLHALLAIGCKLYFFQSAVQTVSPGSPLTAAPLNHTALTRISKPQ, encoded by the exons ATGGCAAGTCCCGATGATTTAAAGTTTCAAG AGTTTGAGGAGGCTGCAGATCTGCTGTCTGCTGACCCTGGGGCTTCCACACTGAGCATCTCCCACCCCAGTGTTGCCACTGCTTCTGCGTCCACGGGAGACATCAAATTGGACCTGTCAGATGATGAGGACAACCAGCAGGAGCGTTCTGAG TTGCTGGGAGGTGAAAAGCAAAGCATTGGCTTCTGGACATTTGAATACTATCAGTCTTTTTTCAACGTGGATACAGTGCAG GTGTTGGATAGGATCAAAGGATCAGTTATGCCTATACCAGGAAGGAACTTCATCAAGCATCACATTCGAAGTAACCCAGATTTATATG GGCCATTTTGGATATGTGTGACACTGGTGTTTTCGGTGGCTATCAGTGGAAACCTCTCTACGTTTCTGAGTCAGATGGGTGACCCTCACTACCACTACAGACCACAGTTCCACAGAG TGACCATTGCAGCACTTGCTGTGTTCCTCTACGCATGGCTAGTACCACTGGGAGTGTGGGGCTTTATGACATGGCGGCGGAGCACCGAGAGACAGACAAGTGCCTACTCCTTTCTAGAGACAGTGTGTCTCTATGGCTACTCCCTTTTCATTTATATTCCTACCTCG ATATTATGGCTCATTCCCTTTGAATGGCTCCAGTGGCTCTTGATTCTGGTCGCTATGGTGATCTCTGGCTCAGTGCTGGTCATCACTTTCTGGCCAGCTGTCCGTGACGACACCAAAACAGCTGCTTTCGTCACCATGGTGGTCATAGtgctgctccacgccctgctgGCCATTGGCTGCAAG CTCTACTTCTTCCAATCTGCAGTGCAAACCGTGTCACCAGGCTCTCCACTGACTGCTGCTCCCTTAAATCACACAGCATTGACTAGAATAAGCAAACCTCAGTGA
- the timm29 gene encoding mitochondrial import inner membrane translocase subunit Tim29 — MNREAFVSCGPVLNMATSLVLWRGCATAAMASSKGTRWERLLNTRAGAWCRSLLSDYKEACREVVVGTRERPLKATIYVALLGGAYACYRTNPDSASFQANILETSNKLALLSPWIRSGTSDGHVQSLVKLHNEGRLRHISLGIASLAYVVDYDPACNLYEARCTALSVPWVEFPKRLLDVGFASRWWLMDQKMKDYDINEEEFKHLTPALVATAPPSAQETERNESLHEKSWKPLVMMDAVDVIGKEGAETREMKENSA, encoded by the exons ATGAACCGTGAAGCATTTGTGTCATGTGGTCCGGTTCTTAACATGGCTACCTCGTTGGTACTTTGGAGGGGGTGCGCCACAGCAGCTATGGCATCTAGCAAGGGCACGAGGTGGGAAAGATTGCTGAATACTCGTGCAG GAGCGTGGTGCCGCAGTCTTCTGAGCGACTACAAGGAGGCATGTCGTGAGGTGGTTGTTGGAACACGGGAGCGTCCTCTCAAAGCAACTATTTATGTGGCCCTGCTGGGAGGAGCATATGCCTGCTACCGCACTAATCCAGACAGTGCCTCTTTCCAGGCTAACATACTAGAGACTTCCAACAAGCTAGCACTGCTGTCTCCATGGATACGCAGTGGCACATCGGATGGGCACGTTCAGAGCCTAGTAAAGCTGCACAATGAGGGCCGCTTGCGCCACATCAGTCTGGGCATCGCCTCGCTGGCCTACGTGGTGGACTATGAccctgcctgtaacctgtatgaGGCTCGCTGCACTGCCCTGTCCGTGCCCTGGGTGGAGTTTCCCAAACGCTTGTTGGACGTGGGCTTCGCCAGCCGCTGGTGGCTGATGGATCAGAAGATGAAGGACTACGACATCAATGAGGAGGAGTTCAAGCATCTCACCCCTGCCTTGGTCGCCACAGCACCCCCCTCggcacaggagacagagagaaacgaGAGTCTGCATGAAAAATCGTGGAAGCCACTAGTGATGATGGATGCTGTGGATGTTATAGGGAAAGAGGGAGCAGAAACAAGGGAAATGAAGGAGAACAGTGCATAA
- the carm1 gene encoding histone-arginine methyltransferase CARM1 isoform X1 — MAVSVFSGVRLLSIGDANGDIQRHSEQQPLRLEVKTTQDAALISLSNNEQACVFKCSLSRETECSRVGKQSFIITLGCNSVLLQFASPTDFSSFYNLLKNCRGHLNEHSVFSERTEESSAVQYFQFYGYLSQQQNMMQDYVRTGTYQRAILQNHTDFKDKVVLDVGCGSGILSFFAAQAGARKVYAVEASTMAQHAEVLVNSNRLTDRVVVIPGKVEEVTVPEQVDIIISEPMGYMLFNERMLESYLHAKKFLKPNGKMFPTIGDVHLAPFTDEQLYMEQFTKANFWYQPSFHGVDLSALRGAAVDEYFRQPIVDTFDIRILMAKSVKYTVNFLEAKEEDLYKLEIPFKFHMMHSGLVHGLAFWFDVAFMGSVMTVWLSTAPTEPLTHWYQVRCLLQSPLFAKAGDTMSGTALLIANKRQSYDISIVAQVDQTGSKSSNLLDLKNPFFRYTGTTPNPPPGSHYTSPSENMWNSGGAYSMSQGMAVSGMPAAYDLSTVIGGSGSTVSHNNLIPLGTDTHALNTGIVNHTHSRMGSIMSTGIVQGATTGQQGPSSSSTHYPVTNQFTMGGPAISMASPMAIPSNTMHYGS, encoded by the exons ATGGCGGTGTCCGTGTTCTCCGGCGTGCGGCTCCTCTCCATCGGGGACGCGAACGGAGACATACAGCGACATTCCGAGCAGCAACCTTTGCGTCTAGAGGTGAAAACCACCCAAGATGCGGCCCTCATAAGCCTTTCGAACA ATGAGCAggcgtgtgtgtttaagtgttcGTTGTCGCGGGAGACGGAGTGCAGTCGCGTGGGGAAGCAGTCCTTCATCATCACATTGGGCTGTAACAGTGTGCTCTTGCAGTTTGCCTCCCCCACAG acttTTCCTCCTTCTACAACCTCCTGAAGAACTGCCGTGGCCACCTAAATGAGCACTCAGTGTTCAGTGAGCGGACAGAGGAGTCGTCGGCCGTGCAGTACTTTCAG TTTTATGGTTACCTCTCTCAGCAACAAAACATGATGCAGGATTACGTTCGAACTGGAACTTATCAACGTGCCATTCTCCAGAACCACACTGACTTCAAAGACAAG GTGGTGTTGGACGTGGGCTGTGGCTCGGGGATCCTCTCATTCTTTGCAGCTCAGGCTGGTGCGAGGAAGGTATATGCTGTGGAGGCCAGCACCATGGCTCAGCATGCAGAG gttctGGTGAACAGCAACAGGCTGACCGATCGTGTGGTAGTGATTCCTgggaaggtggaggaggtcACCGTCCCTGAGCAGGTGGACATCATCATCTCAGAGCCCATGGGCTATATGCTGTTTAATGAAAGAATGCTGGAGAGTTACCTGCATGCCAAGAAGTTCCTAAAACCTAATG gtAAAATGTTCCCCACCATCGGCGACGTCCATCTTGCACCCTTCACAGATGAGCAGCTCTACATGGAGCAGTTTACCAAGGCCAACTTCTG GTACCAGCCTTCTTTCCATGGGGTGGATCTGTCTGCGCTAAGGGGAGCTGCTGTGGATGAGTATTTCAGACAGCCTATTGTG GACACATTTGATATCCGAATCCTGATGGCCAAATCGGTAAAATACACAGTCAACTTTCTAGAAGCTAAAGAGGAAGACCTTTATAA gttagAGATCCCCTTCAAGTTCCACATGATGCACTCCGGCCTGGTGCACGGCCTGGCTTTCTGGTTTGACGTGGCATTCATGGGATCTGT GATGACTGTGTGGCTCTCCACAGCCCCTACAGAGCCCCTGACTCACTGGTACCAGGTGCGCTGTCTGCTGCAGTCACCCCTCTTCGCCAAGGCAGGAGACACCATGTCAGGCACCGCCCTACTCATCGCCAACAAGAG GCAAAGCTATGACATAAGTATTGTTGCTCAAGTGGATCAGACAGGCTCCAAGTCTAGCAACCTCCTGGATCTGAAGAACCCCTTTTTCAG GTACACAGGCACCACCCCTAACCCTCCTCCAGGCTCACACTACACCTCCCCTTCTGAGAACATGTGGAACTCTGGGGGAGCCTATAGTATGAGCCAAGGCATGGCTGTGTCAg GGATGCCAGCAGCTTATGACCTCAGCACTGTCATTGGTGGCAGTGGCTCTACAGTTTCCCACAACAACCTCATTCCCCTTGgtacagacacgcatgcac TGAACACGGGGATTGTGAATCATACTCACTCCAGAATGGGCTCCATCATGAGCACGGGAATTGTCCAGG GAGCCACTACGGGTCAGCAGGgtcccagcagcagcagcacacactaCCCTGTCACCAACCAGTTCACCATGGGTGGCCCTGCGATCTCCATGGCCTCCCCCATGGCTATCCCCAGCAACACCATGCATTACGGGAGCTAA
- the carm1 gene encoding histone-arginine methyltransferase CARM1 isoform X2, translated as MAVSVFSGVRLLSIGDANGDIQRHSEQQPLRLEVKTTQDAALISLSNNEQACVFKCSLSRETECSRVGKQSFIITLGCNSVLLQFASPTDFSSFYNLLKNCRGHLNEHSVFSERTEESSAVQYFQFYGYLSQQQNMMQDYVRTGTYQRAILQNHTDFKDKVVLDVGCGSGILSFFAAQAGARKVYAVEASTMAQHAEVLVNSNRLTDRVVVIPGKVEEVTVPEQVDIIISEPMGYMLFNERMLESYLHAKKFLKPNGKMFPTIGDVHLAPFTDEQLYMEQFTKANFWYQPSFHGVDLSALRGAAVDEYFRQPIVDTFDIRILMAKSVKYTVNFLEAKEEDLYKLEIPFKFHMMHSGLVHGLAFWFDVAFMGSVMTVWLSTAPTEPLTHWYQVRCLLQSPLFAKAGDTMSGTALLIANKRQSYDISIVAQVDQTGSKSSNLLDLKNPFFRYTGTTPNPPPGSHYTSPSENMWNSGGAYSMSQGMAVSGMPAAYDLSTVIGGSGSTVSHNNLIPLVNTGIVNHTHSRMGSIMSTGIVQGATTGQQGPSSSSTHYPVTNQFTMGGPAISMASPMAIPSNTMHYGS; from the exons ATGGCGGTGTCCGTGTTCTCCGGCGTGCGGCTCCTCTCCATCGGGGACGCGAACGGAGACATACAGCGACATTCCGAGCAGCAACCTTTGCGTCTAGAGGTGAAAACCACCCAAGATGCGGCCCTCATAAGCCTTTCGAACA ATGAGCAggcgtgtgtgtttaagtgttcGTTGTCGCGGGAGACGGAGTGCAGTCGCGTGGGGAAGCAGTCCTTCATCATCACATTGGGCTGTAACAGTGTGCTCTTGCAGTTTGCCTCCCCCACAG acttTTCCTCCTTCTACAACCTCCTGAAGAACTGCCGTGGCCACCTAAATGAGCACTCAGTGTTCAGTGAGCGGACAGAGGAGTCGTCGGCCGTGCAGTACTTTCAG TTTTATGGTTACCTCTCTCAGCAACAAAACATGATGCAGGATTACGTTCGAACTGGAACTTATCAACGTGCCATTCTCCAGAACCACACTGACTTCAAAGACAAG GTGGTGTTGGACGTGGGCTGTGGCTCGGGGATCCTCTCATTCTTTGCAGCTCAGGCTGGTGCGAGGAAGGTATATGCTGTGGAGGCCAGCACCATGGCTCAGCATGCAGAG gttctGGTGAACAGCAACAGGCTGACCGATCGTGTGGTAGTGATTCCTgggaaggtggaggaggtcACCGTCCCTGAGCAGGTGGACATCATCATCTCAGAGCCCATGGGCTATATGCTGTTTAATGAAAGAATGCTGGAGAGTTACCTGCATGCCAAGAAGTTCCTAAAACCTAATG gtAAAATGTTCCCCACCATCGGCGACGTCCATCTTGCACCCTTCACAGATGAGCAGCTCTACATGGAGCAGTTTACCAAGGCCAACTTCTG GTACCAGCCTTCTTTCCATGGGGTGGATCTGTCTGCGCTAAGGGGAGCTGCTGTGGATGAGTATTTCAGACAGCCTATTGTG GACACATTTGATATCCGAATCCTGATGGCCAAATCGGTAAAATACACAGTCAACTTTCTAGAAGCTAAAGAGGAAGACCTTTATAA gttagAGATCCCCTTCAAGTTCCACATGATGCACTCCGGCCTGGTGCACGGCCTGGCTTTCTGGTTTGACGTGGCATTCATGGGATCTGT GATGACTGTGTGGCTCTCCACAGCCCCTACAGAGCCCCTGACTCACTGGTACCAGGTGCGCTGTCTGCTGCAGTCACCCCTCTTCGCCAAGGCAGGAGACACCATGTCAGGCACCGCCCTACTCATCGCCAACAAGAG GCAAAGCTATGACATAAGTATTGTTGCTCAAGTGGATCAGACAGGCTCCAAGTCTAGCAACCTCCTGGATCTGAAGAACCCCTTTTTCAG GTACACAGGCACCACCCCTAACCCTCCTCCAGGCTCACACTACACCTCCCCTTCTGAGAACATGTGGAACTCTGGGGGAGCCTATAGTATGAGCCAAGGCATGGCTGTGTCAg GGATGCCAGCAGCTTATGACCTCAGCACTGTCATTGGTGGCAGTGGCTCTACAGTTTCCCACAACAACCTCATTCCCCTTG TGAACACGGGGATTGTGAATCATACTCACTCCAGAATGGGCTCCATCATGAGCACGGGAATTGTCCAGG GAGCCACTACGGGTCAGCAGGgtcccagcagcagcagcacacactaCCCTGTCACCAACCAGTTCACCATGGGTGGCCCTGCGATCTCCATGGCCTCCCCCATGGCTATCCCCAGCAACACCATGCATTACGGGAGCTAA